From a single Adhaeribacter swui genomic region:
- the map gene encoding type I methionyl aminopeptidase — protein MSITKEAELTGMKIISEVVATALREMREYTRVGMTTKEIDEFGGQIIKKLGANSAPALTYNFPGWTCISVNNEIAHGIPSATRVLQEGDLINIDVSAELNGFWADNGGSFILGEDINHHQPLVDASKQILAKAINSIKGGMRVAELGRLIETEAKKSGYKVIKNLTGHGIGRKLHEEPGEIANYYDRFNFTRFKKNSVIAVETFISTHSTYAETENDGWTLVGNKGGFVAQHEHTLVITDGKPLVLTEMNGIWN, from the coding sequence ATGTCGATAACCAAAGAAGCCGAACTAACCGGCATGAAAATAATTAGTGAAGTAGTGGCTACCGCTCTCCGGGAAATGCGCGAATACACCAGGGTAGGTATGACTACCAAAGAAATAGATGAATTTGGCGGGCAAATTATAAAAAAACTCGGGGCAAATTCGGCACCGGCGCTTACTTATAATTTCCCCGGCTGGACCTGCATCAGCGTGAATAACGAAATTGCCCACGGTATTCCGTCGGCTACCCGGGTGCTCCAGGAAGGCGATTTAATTAACATTGATGTATCGGCGGAGTTAAATGGTTTTTGGGCCGATAACGGCGGTTCTTTTATTTTGGGTGAAGATATAAACCACCACCAACCCTTGGTAGATGCTTCAAAACAAATCCTGGCCAAAGCCATTAACTCGATTAAAGGCGGTATGCGCGTGGCCGAGTTGGGCCGGTTAATTGAAACCGAAGCAAAAAAATCGGGCTACAAAGTAATTAAGAATTTAACTGGCCACGGCATTGGCCGCAAGCTGCACGAAGAACCTGGCGAAATCGCGAATTACTACGACCGCTTTAATTTTACCCGGTTTAAGAAAAACTCGGTAATTGCCGTGGAAACATTCATCTCCACCCATTCTACTTACGCCGAAACCGAAAACGATGGCTGGACTTTGGTGGGCAACAAGGGCGGCTTTGTGGCGCAACACGAACATACCCTGGTAATAACCGATGGTAAACCTTTGGTTTTAACCGAGATGAACGGGATCTGGAACTAA
- a CDS encoding nuclear transport factor 2 family protein: MTEEFAKHFAEEWITAWNTHDLDRILSHYTEDFTIVTPMAKKIIPESNGTVAGKDQVRAYWQQGLKLIPDLRFELIDVLTGINGITLYYHNTATGRKTTEIMFLNAEQKVEKAFAMYS; encoded by the coding sequence ATGACCGAAGAATTTGCGAAACACTTTGCCGAAGAATGGATAACCGCCTGGAACACGCACGACCTGGATCGTATCCTTAGCCATTACACCGAGGATTTTACCATTGTAACCCCCATGGCCAAAAAAATAATACCCGAAAGCAACGGCACCGTTGCGGGGAAAGACCAGGTGCGGGCCTACTGGCAACAAGGCTTAAAATTAATTCCAGACCTGCGTTTTGAGTTGATAGATGTATTAACCGGCATTAATGGCATAACGCTTTATTACCACAATACCGCTACGGGTCGAAAAACTACCGAAATTATGTTTTTAAATGCAGAGCAAAAAGTAGAAAAAGCTTTTGCCATGTATTCCTGA